In the genome of Melioribacteraceae bacterium, one region contains:
- a CDS encoding restriction endonuclease subunit S: MSEWREYKFQDLLEEPVRNGIYKRKEFHGRGTKIVNMGELFSYPRLIDVEMQRVEINENEKTKCLLRNGDLIFARRSLTAEGAGKCSLVYNINQETTFESSIIRARPNQELASPYFLYYLFNSPFGKYLLGTILRQVAVSGITGKDLMDLIVKVPTKEIQDKIAHILNSLDDKIDLLHRQNKTLEQLAETLFRQWFVLSQKSNVKREKFGKLVQFIKGRKPNNAVENFEVGLVPQILIETFDTGKTLYSDPTDMVIANEKDILMVMDGASSGRVEIGIHGIVGSTIGLFRPIRDFIFPHFLFYFLKANAEIITENTTGSAIPHTDRALVLNLDVEYTTVEKVKEFENIVENYFNKKQSNTNQIRTLTQLRDTLLPKLMSGEVRLT, from the coding sequence ATGAGTGAGTGGAGAGAATATAAATTTCAAGATTTGCTTGAAGAACCTGTTAGGAATGGAATTTATAAAAGAAAAGAATTTCATGGGCGAGGCACTAAAATTGTGAACATGGGTGAATTATTTTCTTATCCAAGACTTATAGATGTTGAGATGCAGAGAGTTGAGATTAATGAGAATGAAAAAACAAAATGTCTATTACGTAATGGAGATTTAATATTTGCTCGAAGATCACTTACTGCTGAAGGAGCTGGTAAGTGTTCGTTGGTTTACAATATTAACCAAGAAACTACATTTGAATCCTCTATTATTCGTGCAAGACCAAATCAAGAACTTGCCTCACCATATTTCCTTTATTATTTATTTAATTCTCCTTTTGGGAAATACTTATTAGGGACAATTTTAAGACAAGTAGCAGTTTCTGGAATTACTGGCAAAGATTTAATGGATCTTATCGTAAAAGTTCCCACGAAAGAAATTCAAGATAAGATTGCACATATTTTAAATAGCTTAGATGACAAAATAGATTTACTCCACCGCCAAAACAAAACATTAGAACAACTTGCAGAAACACTTTTTAGGCAGTGGTTTGTGTTAAGTCAAAAGTCAAATGTCAAAAGGGAAAAGTTTGGTAAACTTGTGCAGTTTATAAAGGGTAGGAAACCAAATAATGCAGTAGAAAATTTTGAAGTTGGTCTGGTTCCTCAAATCTTAATTGAAACATTTGATACAGGTAAAACTCTTTATTCTGATCCAACGGATATGGTCATTGCAAATGAAAAAGATATTCTGATGGTAATGGATGGTGCAAGTTCTGGTAGAGTTGAGATTGGAATACATGGTATTGTTGGTTCTACAATTGGATTATTTCGACCTATTCGAGATTTTATTTTCCCGCATTTCCTTTTCTATTTCTTAAAAGCAAATGCAGAAATTATTACCGAAAATACAACAGGTTCTGCGATTCCGCATACCGATAGAGCATTGGTTCTCAATTTAGATGTTGAATATACAACAGTTGAAAAAGTTAAAGAGTTTGAAAATATTGTTGAAAATTATTTTAATAAAAAGCAATCAAACACAAATCAAATCCGCACACTCACACAACTGCGCGATACGCTTTTACCAAAGCTGATGAGTGGGGAAGTTAGATTAACATAG
- a CDS encoding SAM-dependent DNA methyltransferase, which translates to MGKQKIVQEEPLEKKLWKTADKLRKNMDAAEYKHVVLGLIFLKYISDAHEELYQKLVEQKSEGANPEDKNEYTAEKVFYVPQKARWQYIQGRAALPTIGKDVDDAMDAIEKDNPSLKGVLPKVYAQEKLDKATVGGLINLIGTAVLGTKEAQSKDILGKVYEYFLGEFALAEGKKGGQFYTPSSVVRLLVEMLEPYEGRVFDPCCGSGGMFVQSEKFIKAHTDHYKKKNGNGLSFNPVDRISIYGQESNQTTWRLAKMNLSIRGIDSSNVKWNNEGSFLNNAHKDLKADFVIANPPFNDSDWSGDLLKNDARWKILGENLIPPSGNANYAWIMHFLYHLAPTGQAGFVLSKGSLTTQTNTEGEIRKALIEKGLVDCIVNLPTKLFLNTQIPACLWFLSRNKANGSYRDRKDEILFIDARNLGFLVNRRNRDLSAEDIQNVAGTYHNWRSKEGGYEDIAGFCKSVTIEEVRKLNYVLTPGRYVGLPDDEDDFNFEERFTSLKAELEKQLSEEDELNKKILENLARIHIDEKP; encoded by the coding sequence ATGGGAAAACAAAAAATCGTTCAAGAAGAACCACTTGAAAAAAAGCTTTGGAAAACAGCAGATAAACTCCGCAAAAACATGGATGCTGCCGAGTATAAACATGTTGTACTTGGCTTAATCTTTCTCAAATATATTTCTGATGCGCACGAAGAACTTTATCAGAAACTAGTTGAACAAAAAAGCGAAGGCGCCAATCCTGAAGATAAAAACGAATACACTGCTGAGAAAGTTTTTTACGTCCCGCAAAAAGCACGTTGGCAGTACATCCAAGGTAGAGCTGCACTTCCAACAATTGGTAAAGATGTTGATGATGCAATGGATGCAATCGAAAAAGATAATCCATCGCTAAAGGGTGTACTCCCAAAAGTATACGCACAAGAAAAACTTGATAAAGCAACTGTTGGTGGATTAATCAATCTTATTGGTACAGCGGTTCTTGGCACTAAGGAAGCTCAGAGTAAAGACATACTCGGGAAAGTATATGAATACTTCCTTGGAGAGTTTGCCCTTGCAGAAGGAAAGAAGGGGGGGCAATTCTACACACCCTCCAGCGTTGTTAGATTGTTAGTTGAAATGCTCGAACCATATGAGGGAAGGGTATTTGATCCTTGTTGCGGCAGCGGTGGTATGTTTGTTCAAAGTGAAAAGTTTATTAAGGCGCACACCGATCATTACAAAAAGAAGAATGGAAATGGTTTATCTTTCAATCCAGTCGACCGTATTTCTATCTATGGTCAAGAAAGCAATCAAACAACTTGGCGCTTAGCTAAAATGAATCTATCCATTCGTGGAATTGATAGCAGTAATGTTAAATGGAACAATGAAGGCAGCTTCTTAAATAATGCTCACAAAGATTTGAAAGCCGATTTTGTTATAGCCAATCCACCTTTTAATGATAGCGACTGGTCAGGTGATTTATTAAAAAATGATGCCCGCTGGAAAATCTTAGGTGAGAATTTAATCCCTCCATCCGGTAACGCAAACTATGCATGGATTATGCATTTCCTTTATCATCTTGCGCCAACCGGCCAAGCTGGTTTTGTTCTTTCAAAAGGTTCACTCACTACACAGACAAATACCGAGGGTGAAATAAGAAAAGCTCTTATAGAAAAAGGATTGGTTGATTGTATAGTAAACCTCCCAACAAAACTATTTCTCAATACACAAATTCCAGCTTGTTTATGGTTCCTTTCAAGAAATAAAGCAAATGGTAGTTACAGAGACCGAAAGGATGAAATTCTTTTTATAGATGCACGAAATCTTGGTTTTCTAGTTAATCGCCGCAATCGAGATTTGTCCGCTGAGGATATACAAAACGTTGCGGGTACATATCATAACTGGAGAAGTAAGGAGGGAGGTTATGAGGATATTGCCGGTTTCTGTAAATCTGTTACGATTGAAGAAGTTCGCAAACTAAATTACGTACTTACGCCAGGCAGATACGTAGGTTTGCCGGATGATGAGGATGACTTCAACTTTGAAGAGCGCTTCACTTCATTAAAAGCTGAACTTGAAAAACAACTTTCTGAAGAAGATGAATTGAATAAAAAGATTCTTGAAAATCTAGCTAGAATACATATTGATGAGAAACCATGA
- a CDS encoding TIR domain-containing protein, with translation MGKNSALSIFISYSHLDESHVKDFIKHLAPLKTQGFIKEWYDRKIVAGHDFQNSIDNSIEKADIICLIISANFLNSSACMNEKEKSIELNNSRGVVIVPIIISDCGWLDDKDISALLALPTDGVPITKYSNSDSAWQDVYAGIKKVIEQEIMISNLSLKESFSRFLESTELLTKAHSQKESVFIDDIFIYPILIKYDDIGEYDKKESSEKLCDDLGKNIKILIAGVGQSGKTTLCKRLIYDLLKRRFVPIYLNAKIISSLDDINKILQLAEEQYEGLEIEKIPKYKLIPIVDDFHVVVNKEKYLKQLEKYEHQILFVDDIFRMNLKNDTAIKSFDKYKIKEFSPSLRYELIKKWVYLTDKVNGENHQFNEFYQQVDQKTELVDNALGKIIGHGIMPAHPFFILSVISTYESFNISLNEEITSQGHCYQALIYIYLRKQGVRNEDIDTYFNFLTEFSFTLYTNSKNELSTIDFQKFIKYYSSKFNVPIKLEIIIAKLQKCQIIYLNGLGYYSFFYPYLYYYFVAKYLADHCEEQKNLIEKLINNLHKDDNAYITIFISHHSKNVRVLDEVLLNALTLFEKYKPSELSKDELVFFDEQIDMIVKEVLPSHLETPEKKRTELLQLEDMKEEIRESGHDSDENDSEKDDYNELICNLRRSVKTVEVMGQIIKNRSGSLERDRLIMIFEEAMNVHLRVLSSFIELIQRKEGQDEVVEMINASLSKIVRNMKKPPNEEKLEKLSRLIFWNINFEIAFSYIEKIIKSLGSDKLIEIVQEVCDRLNTPATVLIKHGILMSYNKNMQLENISMRIKDTDFSQISKKMMRFLVVNYTSTHDVDYKERQKIEAKLGIPSQRLLIQNIKQSSE, from the coding sequence ATGGGCAAAAATTCTGCGTTAAGTATCTTTATTAGTTATTCTCATTTGGATGAGTCTCATGTTAAAGATTTTATAAAGCATTTGGCTCCATTAAAAACTCAAGGATTTATAAAAGAATGGTATGATAGAAAGATAGTTGCTGGTCACGATTTTCAAAACTCGATTGATAATAGTATAGAGAAAGCAGACATTATATGTTTGATTATCTCAGCTAACTTTTTGAACTCTTCCGCATGTATGAATGAAAAAGAAAAATCAATTGAACTAAATAATAGCAGAGGTGTTGTAATTGTTCCAATAATTATTTCAGATTGTGGATGGTTAGATGATAAAGATATTTCTGCATTATTAGCATTACCCACTGATGGAGTACCAATAACTAAATATTCAAATTCTGATAGTGCTTGGCAAGATGTTTATGCCGGAATTAAGAAGGTGATTGAACAAGAAATAATGATTTCTAATTTATCACTCAAAGAATCCTTTTCAAGATTTCTTGAAAGCACTGAACTCTTAACAAAAGCCCACTCTCAAAAGGAAAGTGTCTTCATTGATGATATATTTATTTATCCCATATTAATAAAGTATGATGATATAGGTGAATATGATAAAAAAGAAAGTTCGGAAAAATTATGTGACGATTTAGGAAAAAATATTAAAATTTTGATTGCTGGAGTAGGTCAATCGGGTAAGACGACGTTATGTAAGAGGCTGATCTATGACCTATTAAAAAGAAGATTCGTACCAATATATCTAAATGCAAAAATAATTTCTTCATTGGACGACATAAACAAAATATTACAATTAGCTGAAGAACAGTATGAAGGTCTTGAAATTGAAAAAATTCCAAAATATAAATTAATACCTATTGTAGATGATTTTCATGTAGTCGTGAACAAAGAAAAGTATTTAAAACAATTAGAAAAATATGAACATCAAATACTTTTTGTTGATGATATTTTTAGAATGAATCTTAAAAATGATACTGCAATAAAATCGTTTGACAAATATAAAATCAAAGAGTTTAGTCCTTCACTTCGTTATGAATTAATAAAAAAATGGGTTTATCTCACAGATAAAGTTAATGGGGAGAACCATCAGTTTAATGAGTTTTATCAACAAGTTGACCAAAAAACTGAATTGGTGGACAATGCATTAGGAAAGATAATCGGGCATGGTATAATGCCAGCACATCCATTTTTTATCCTTTCGGTAATTAGCACTTATGAATCATTTAATATCTCCCTAAATGAAGAAATCACTTCCCAGGGGCATTGTTATCAAGCACTAATCTACATTTATCTGAGAAAACAAGGTGTAAGAAATGAGGATATAGATACTTACTTTAATTTTCTTACAGAATTTTCATTTACTTTATATACAAATAGTAAGAACGAACTTTCTACAATAGATTTTCAAAAATTTATAAAATATTACTCTAGCAAATTTAATGTGCCGATTAAGTTGGAGATTATAATTGCTAAATTACAAAAATGTCAAATTATTTATCTAAATGGACTCGGTTACTATTCATTCTTTTACCCTTATCTCTACTACTATTTTGTTGCCAAATATCTTGCAGATCATTGCGAGGAACAAAAAAATCTAATTGAAAAGTTGATTAATAATCTTCATAAAGACGATAATGCTTATATCACCATATTTATAAGTCATCATTCTAAAAACGTACGCGTTCTTGACGAAGTCTTGCTAAATGCCCTTACCTTATTTGAAAAATACAAACCTTCAGAATTATCTAAAGATGAGCTTGTTTTTTTTGATGAACAAATTGATATGATAGTTAAAGAAGTATTGCCTTCCCATCTCGAAACACCGGAAAAGAAAAGAACCGAATTATTACAGTTGGAAGATATGAAAGAAGAAATTCGAGAAAGCGGACATGATTCAGATGAAAATGACAGTGAGAAAGATGATTACAATGAACTTATTTGCAACCTTCGTCGTAGTGTTAAAACTGTTGAAGTGATGGGCCAAATCATTAAAAATCGTTCAGGTTCATTAGAGCGAGATAGACTTATAATGATTTTTGAAGAAGCAATGAATGTCCATCTTAGAGTTTTATCATCGTTTATAGAATTAATTCAGAGAAAGGAAGGTCAAGATGAGGTCGTTGAAATGATTAATGCTAGTTTATCCAAAATTGTTAGAAATATGAAGAAACCCCCTAATGAAGAAAAATTAGAAAAACTATCAAGACTGATATTTTGGAACATTAATTTTGAAATTGCATTTAGTTATATCGAGAAAATAATTAAATCTTTAGGGTCTGATAAACTTATTGAAATAGTTCAGGAAGTATGTGACCGGCTTAATACACCAGCTACCGTTCTTATTAAGCATGGAATATTAATGTCATATAATAAGAATATGCAGCTGGAAAATATTTCTATGCGGATTAAAGACACCGATTTTTCTCAAATATCAAAAAAAATGATGCGATTTTTAGTCGTCAATTATACTTCTACTCATGATGTAGATTATAAAGAGAGACAAAAAATTGAAGCAAAATTGGGCATTCCATCTCAACGATTGCTCATACAAAATATTAAACAATCCAGTGAATAA
- a CDS encoding AAA family ATPase: MAFKCYLVEKYDTTHENAFFRVLVNGLKTKYSHGKENNILIGNVGCNGHVFDGLFISRNKIITLEFKNYGGKLTFSENNPWKIWEKSDFKFVAGGGSIRNPFQQVNAYRHSLIQYLGARKENILDKNHEKCNWGHISGMVIFHQVIELNEKEIPQNIQTYFSIADPTNYISIIDDRGSTELNLTTKEMNQILVALNITDSNLFDISCSDDNVVKISGSDGGKRLELVKNILPKVQITDPIKKILHYYYVLINLERYKEAGVTNTNSIQVAEEIFYSGGLQVNIEKTPVLYAEFVRNKALAHPQNIFVGVNVILEGVPITVLHKIYFLKDLEDSTSLNIDFSDFTLYTKGLEKRGFSNELLLELSSSVAANLTFESKLHSLKELLGEITLSNRIIIGFSEESLFVAQLLRELLDIENNNPIKVNSTLYKYLLRGKFQGPASPVNKLLKITALNERQEEAIRLAFTQPLTVITGPPGTGKTQIILNILANGIILNKKILFASKNNKAVDNVKERMDEILLDKDFFIRFGSKDDIQNKLKPILSTYVTKLQHKSYSNNKITLDAAKKDIDNIFSDKQEYESNLQLDTSLKEEIEKTIVLLESIDNTYESWISIKKKEKLDKFLLLEDEEIAGCKSIITFLLNKLKLKYSGIGKVKFNLFDKKDFYFEVQNSISGFSATIKQIIKKHTPLEEYEIYNRGDDLIKYLVRVFNVLELGGKLREENESKLLERNRIHNLVLELNEKRAKLKERQKVLERCIKKSESILTEKSIKYINEIIAYKLATTSASVVNNYNGVLPLDTRTPRAFDYIDDFLRLFNITAISNLSIRNSIPLKEEVYDMLVFDEASQCDIASAIPLIFRAKTLVVIGDPNQLKHISNVQNYEEDFIAEKIGVVNEIQLKYRDNSLYDYCFDLAVNSNCESVFLDKHYRCHKDIIEYSSRMFYLPTVGQSLEVMTNVSGFKYEPKGLNWFHCSPLLRDNSNINEAEINKAVELAIELYEKYAEASIGITTPFVNQIERIRTKIPNRYYDRIAIDNVHKFQGDEKDIIIFSMVVSKGTKQGKINWINNGAPYLLNVAVSRARSSLIILGDYKFCSSLSPETKIGGLAKYAMDLGRVIE, encoded by the coding sequence ATGGCTTTCAAATGCTACTTAGTCGAAAAATATGATACAACACATGAGAACGCCTTTTTTAGGGTATTGGTAAATGGATTAAAGACAAAATACTCTCATGGAAAAGAAAATAATATACTTATTGGTAATGTTGGTTGTAATGGACATGTGTTTGATGGATTATTTATATCGCGCAATAAAATTATAACTTTAGAATTTAAGAATTATGGTGGGAAGCTTACTTTTTCTGAGAATAATCCTTGGAAAATTTGGGAGAAGAGTGATTTTAAGTTTGTAGCTGGGGGTGGAAGCATAAGAAATCCATTTCAACAGGTTAATGCGTACAGACATTCATTGATTCAATATCTTGGTGCACGAAAAGAAAATATACTCGATAAAAATCATGAAAAATGTAATTGGGGACATATTTCTGGTATGGTGATATTTCATCAAGTGATTGAACTTAACGAGAAAGAAATCCCTCAAAACATACAGACATATTTTTCAATTGCTGATCCAACAAACTACATATCGATAATAGATGATAGAGGTTCAACTGAATTAAACTTGACCACAAAGGAAATGAATCAAATACTTGTTGCGCTAAACATTACAGATAGCAACTTATTTGACATTTCGTGTAGTGATGATAATGTAGTTAAAATAAGTGGAAGTGATGGAGGAAAAAGATTAGAACTCGTAAAGAATATCTTACCTAAAGTACAAATAACAGATCCAATTAAAAAAATACTGCATTATTATTATGTCCTAATAAATCTGGAAAGATATAAAGAAGCTGGGGTAACTAACACAAATTCTATACAAGTAGCAGAAGAGATATTCTATTCTGGTGGTCTTCAAGTTAATATTGAAAAAACTCCAGTATTGTATGCGGAGTTTGTGAGAAATAAAGCTTTAGCTCATCCCCAAAACATTTTTGTTGGTGTGAATGTAATTCTTGAAGGTGTACCGATAACAGTATTACATAAAATCTATTTCTTAAAAGATTTAGAAGATTCTACTTCATTAAATATTGATTTCTCTGACTTTACCTTGTATACAAAAGGATTAGAAAAACGAGGTTTTTCTAATGAATTGTTGTTGGAACTTTCTTCATCAGTAGCAGCAAACTTGACGTTCGAAAGTAAATTACACTCCCTTAAAGAATTATTGGGCGAAATTACTCTTTCTAATCGAATAATAATTGGGTTTAGTGAAGAAAGCTTATTCGTTGCACAGCTTCTTAGAGAGTTGCTCGACATTGAAAATAATAACCCTATAAAAGTAAACTCAACACTATATAAATATTTGTTGAGAGGTAAATTCCAAGGACCGGCATCACCAGTAAATAAATTACTAAAAATTACTGCACTAAATGAGAGACAAGAAGAAGCCATAAGGCTTGCATTTACACAACCTTTGACCGTAATTACTGGGCCTCCAGGTACCGGGAAGACACAAATAATATTAAATATTTTAGCCAACGGAATCATTCTTAATAAAAAGATATTGTTCGCAAGTAAAAACAATAAGGCGGTAGATAACGTCAAAGAACGAATGGATGAAATATTATTAGATAAAGACTTCTTTATTAGGTTTGGTAGTAAAGATGATATACAAAATAAACTAAAACCAATTCTCAGTACTTATGTAACTAAACTTCAGCACAAAAGTTATTCGAACAATAAAATCACACTTGACGCTGCAAAAAAAGATATTGACAATATATTTTCTGACAAACAGGAATATGAAAGTAATTTACAATTAGATACGTCTTTGAAAGAAGAGATTGAAAAAACGATTGTCCTTCTGGAAAGTATTGATAATACTTATGAAAGTTGGATCTCAATAAAGAAGAAAGAAAAGTTAGATAAATTCCTATTGTTAGAAGATGAAGAAATTGCTGGGTGCAAGTCAATCATCACATTTTTATTAAATAAACTGAAGTTGAAGTACAGCGGAATTGGAAAAGTTAAGTTTAATTTGTTTGATAAAAAGGACTTCTACTTTGAAGTGCAAAATTCTATTAGTGGGTTCAGTGCAACTATCAAACAAATAATAAAAAAACATACTCCTCTTGAAGAATATGAAATTTATAATAGAGGAGATGATTTAATAAAATATTTGGTAAGAGTTTTTAATGTATTAGAACTTGGAGGTAAATTAAGAGAAGAAAATGAAAGTAAGCTACTTGAAAGGAATAGGATTCACAATCTTGTTTTAGAATTAAATGAAAAAAGAGCAAAACTAAAAGAAAGGCAAAAAGTACTTGAAAGATGTATTAAAAAAAGCGAATCAATTTTAACAGAAAAATCTATTAAATATATAAACGAAATTATAGCTTACAAATTAGCTACTACATCTGCATCAGTTGTTAATAACTATAATGGTGTATTACCGCTGGATACAAGAACTCCAAGGGCTTTTGATTATATTGATGATTTTCTAAGACTATTTAATATTACAGCCATCTCTAATTTATCTATAAGAAATTCAATTCCTCTCAAGGAAGAGGTTTACGATATGCTTGTATTTGATGAAGCTTCTCAATGTGATATTGCTTCAGCAATCCCTTTAATATTTAGGGCAAAAACCTTAGTTGTTATAGGTGATCCCAATCAATTAAAACATATTTCAAATGTCCAAAACTATGAGGAAGATTTTATTGCGGAGAAGATTGGTGTTGTTAATGAGATTCAACTAAAATACCGAGATAATTCATTATACGATTATTGCTTTGATTTAGCTGTTAACTCCAATTGTGAAAGCGTGTTTCTTGATAAACATTATCGCTGCCATAAGGATATAATTGAATATTCAAGCCGAATGTTTTACTTGCCAACAGTAGGTCAATCATTGGAAGTCATGACAAATGTTAGCGGATTTAAGTATGAGCCAAAGGGATTAAATTGGTTTCATTGTAGCCCCCTGCTTAGGGACAACTCTAACATAAACGAAGCTGAAATTAATAAGGCCGTTGAACTTGCAATTGAGCTCTATGAGAAGTATGCTGAAGCATCGATAGGAATAACAACTCCATTCGTTAATCAAATAGAAAGAATAAGGACCAAAATACCAAATAGGTATTACGATAGAATTGCAATCGATAATGTTCATAAGTTTCAAGGTGATGAGAAAGATATAATAATATTCAGTATGGTTGTGTCCAAAGGAACAAAACAAGGAAAAATAAACTGGATTAATAATGGAGCTCCATATTTACTAAATGTTGCAGTTTCAAGAGCCAGGAGTTCATTGATTATTCTTGGAGATTACAAGTTCTGTTCTTCCTTAAGTCCAGAAACGAAAATTGGTGGATTGGCAAAATATGCTATGGATTTAGGGAGAGTAATTGAATAA
- a CDS encoding NYN domain-containing protein encodes MSKVNVYVDGFNLYFGMMESGFDTFRWLNIVNMASKFLKEDEKLSEVKYFTSRVSNDPQKQKRQSTYIEALIEKGAKIIYGHYQLLTVECYQCGHIWPSPNEKMTDVNIATHLLVDAFSNNYDKAILISGDSDLIGPIRAVHNNFANKSVVVAFPPRRHNMSIASVAKGSFTIGRKTLKDNQLEDHITKKDGYVLVKPSTW; translated from the coding sequence ATGAGCAAAGTTAATGTTTATGTCGATGGGTTCAACTTATACTTTGGGATGATGGAAAGTGGATTTGATACTTTTCGCTGGCTCAATATTGTTAACATGGCTTCTAAGTTTCTTAAAGAAGACGAAAAGCTATCTGAGGTAAAGTATTTTACTTCGCGTGTTAGCAACGATCCTCAAAAACAAAAACGTCAATCAACTTACATTGAGGCTCTAATTGAAAAGGGTGCGAAAATTATTTATGGTCATTATCAGTTGTTAACGGTAGAATGCTATCAATGCGGGCACATTTGGCCTTCTCCTAATGAAAAGATGACGGATGTAAATATTGCAACACATCTTTTAGTTGATGCTTTTAGCAATAACTATGATAAAGCAATTCTTATCTCGGGTGATAGTGATTTAATTGGTCCTATTAGGGCGGTGCATAATAATTTCGCAAACAAATCCGTTGTAGTTGCTTTCCCGCCGAGAAGACACAATATGAGCATAGCTAGTGTCGCTAAAGGTTCTTTTACAATCGGTCGAAAAACACTAAAAGACAATCAGTTGGAAGATCATATAACAAAAAAAGATGGTTATGTTTTAGTTAAACCATCAACTTGGTAA